The Bacteroidota bacterium genome window below encodes:
- a CDS encoding ABC transporter ATP-binding protein: MEEIIKISNLKKVYGDVTGIDDISFSIYKNEMFGFVGPDGAGKTTTIRLLCGLINPTEGTADIMGYDLRKDKMKIKNNIGYLSQKFSLYTDLSVDENIEFFADIHGVKNYKERRDELLKFTRLTDFRKFFAGKLSGGMKQKLALACTLIHKPKIIFLDEPTTGVDPVSRRDFWKILSDLIKEEITIIISTPYLDEAERFNRIALFDNSKILRLDTPAHIREGLNKIVIEIVCSDIRKSDKVLRENTNFEIQTFGDRLNVVADNFEKDFPLIESILNKNGIEVSDKRIIPASLENVFIHLLKKQHQEEEVSKNEHH; the protein is encoded by the coding sequence TTGGAAGAAATAATTAAAATATCGAATCTAAAAAAAGTTTACGGAGATGTTACCGGAATAGATGACATTTCTTTCAGCATTTATAAAAATGAAATGTTCGGCTTCGTGGGTCCCGATGGCGCAGGAAAGACAACGACAATCCGTTTGCTCTGCGGACTTATAAATCCAACCGAAGGCACTGCCGATATAATGGGCTATGACTTACGAAAAGATAAGATGAAGATAAAAAATAATATCGGATACTTATCTCAGAAGTTTAGTTTATATACCGACCTTAGCGTTGACGAAAACATAGAATTTTTTGCAGATATTCATGGAGTAAAGAACTATAAAGAGAGACGGGATGAGTTATTAAAATTTACAAGACTCACTGACTTCAGAAAATTTTTTGCAGGGAAACTTTCCGGCGGTATGAAGCAGAAACTTGCCCTTGCCTGTACACTCATTCACAAACCGAAAATAATTTTCCTTGATGAACCGACTACGGGAGTTGACCCTGTTTCACGCCGTGACTTCTGGAAAATCCTTTCCGACTTAATCAAAGAAGAAATTACAATTATAATTTCCACTCCGTACTTAGATGAAGCTGAACGCTTCAATCGTATAGCTTTATTTGATAATTCAAAGATTTTGAGATTAGATACCCCTGCACACATAAGAGAAGGTCTGAATAAAATTGTAATTGAAATAGTCTGCTCGGATATAAGAAAATCTGATAAAGTTTTAAGAGAAAACACAAATTTTGAAATTCAGACTTTTGGCGACAGATTAAACGTTGTTGCAGATAATTTTGAAAAAGATTTTCCTTTGATAGAATCCATACTTAATAAAAACGGAATCGAAGTTTCCGATAAGAGAATCATTCCCGCATCACTGGAAAATGTTTTCATTCATTTACTAAAGAAACAGCATCAGGAAGAAGAGGTGAGCAAAAATGAGCATCACTAA